One window of Flavobacteriales bacterium genomic DNA carries:
- the rpsO gene encoding 30S ribosomal protein S15: MIATKEVKQEIFKTHGGTATNTGSAEGQIALFTQRIEHLTEHLKSNKKDHRTETALLSLVGKRKQLLGYLKSHEIERYRAIIGKLGLRK; encoded by the coding sequence ATGATCGCAACGAAAGAGGTAAAGCAGGAGATCTTCAAGACCCACGGTGGCACCGCTACCAACACGGGCAGTGCGGAAGGGCAGATCGCCCTGTTCACGCAGCGCATCGAGCACCTTACCGAGCACTTGAAGTCCAACAAAAAAGACCACCGCACCGAGACGGCTTTACTGAGCTTGGTGGGCAAGCGCAAGCAGCTTTTGGGCTACTTGAAGAGCCACGAGATCGAGCGTTACCGCGCGATCATCGGCAAGCTCGGCCTGCGCAAGTGA